In Vibrio bathopelagicus, one DNA window encodes the following:
- a CDS encoding DHA2 family efflux MFS transporter permease subunit, with protein sequence MSSAGVVTPTHDEDKVSTRHWIALFGGLIGAFMAILDIQITNSSLKDIQGALSATLDESSWISTSYLVAEMIAIPLSGWLSKALGKRRYLTWTTVIFTFSSLLCSFSWNMTSMIVFRAMQGFSGGALIPLAFSLVIQLLPINKRAVGMALFGVTATFAPSIGPTFGGWLTENFSWHYIFYINIPPALLVITMIRYGLDDEKLDLGTLKKADWFGIATMALGLGCLEVVLEEGNREEWFSSSFIVGLSIVSAVSLVYFVINELQHKKPLVNLRLLRDAQFAMSCIAYLILGMALLGSIYVLPLYLTQIQQYNAMEIGEVLMWMGFPQLLIFPIVPKLTQIIKPKYLVTFGFAMFGLSCYVNTHMTIDFGGQQLILSMILRAIGSPFIMVPLSLVAMKNISKMDTPDASTLTNVMRNLGGAFSIAIIATLLDNKTSEHLAHIKESLPSVSQLGWQTLQQQQAFFIQSGSDAATAMQQAQASLLGTMQRDAAIMAYNDVFLMMTAFLALAAVLILNMRD encoded by the coding sequence ATGAGCAGCGCTGGTGTTGTCACCCCAACTCATGATGAGGACAAAGTATCAACTCGCCATTGGATTGCCCTATTCGGCGGTTTGATTGGTGCGTTTATGGCGATCTTGGATATCCAAATCACCAACTCGTCTCTTAAAGATATTCAAGGTGCCTTGTCTGCAACCTTGGATGAAAGTTCGTGGATCTCCACGTCATACCTAGTTGCAGAAATGATCGCGATTCCACTCAGTGGTTGGCTTTCAAAAGCGCTCGGTAAACGTCGTTATCTCACGTGGACCACGGTCATCTTTACCTTCTCGTCTTTGTTATGTTCATTCTCGTGGAACATGACTTCGATGATCGTGTTTCGTGCGATGCAAGGCTTTAGTGGGGGCGCTTTAATCCCACTCGCGTTCTCGTTGGTTATTCAACTGCTGCCTATCAATAAACGTGCTGTCGGTATGGCACTGTTTGGTGTTACCGCGACGTTTGCTCCATCTATTGGCCCAACATTTGGTGGCTGGCTGACCGAGAACTTCTCATGGCACTATATTTTCTACATCAATATTCCACCCGCTCTACTCGTGATCACCATGATCCGATATGGCTTGGACGATGAAAAGCTAGATCTTGGTACACTGAAAAAAGCCGACTGGTTTGGTATCGCAACCATGGCGCTAGGTTTAGGTTGTTTGGAAGTTGTGTTAGAAGAAGGCAACCGTGAAGAGTGGTTTAGCTCAAGCTTTATCGTTGGCTTGAGTATCGTGTCTGCGGTGAGTTTGGTTTACTTCGTGATAAACGAACTACAACACAAGAAGCCACTGGTGAATTTACGGCTATTGCGGGATGCTCAGTTTGCGATGTCTTGTATCGCCTATCTAATCTTAGGGATGGCGTTGCTCGGCTCTATCTACGTGTTGCCACTGTATTTAACACAAATCCAGCAATACAACGCGATGGAAATCGGCGAAGTACTAATGTGGATGGGTTTCCCACAACTTCTGATCTTCCCAATAGTGCCAAAACTAACTCAAATCATTAAGCCCAAATACTTGGTGACCTTTGGCTTCGCGATGTTTGGGTTGAGTTGTTATGTGAACACTCACATGACGATCGATTTCGGTGGTCAGCAGTTGATTTTGTCGATGATTCTACGCGCTATTGGTAGCCCGTTTATCATGGTTCCGCTGTCTTTGGTTGCCATGAAGAACATCAGCAAAATGGACACGCCAGACGCATCAACTTTAACAAATGTAATGCGTAACCTAGGTGGTGCTTTCAGTATTGCAATTATCGCTACTCTACTGGATAACAAGACAAGTGAGCATCTTGCACATATCAAAGAATCGTTGCCTTCAGTGAGTCAACTTGGTTGGCAAACACTTCAACAGCAACAAGCGTTCTTCATCCAATCAGGTAGTGATGCTGCAACCGCGATGCAACAAGCGCAAGCAAGCTTACTTGGAACCATGCAGCGTGACGCCGCTATCATGGCTTACAATGATGTGTTCTTAATGATGACAGCATTCCTAGCTCTAGCTGCCGTGTTGATTCTTAACATGCGGGATTAA
- a CDS encoding HlyD family secretion protein: MTDINNASQPVSTKKRKKAPLIATAIMLSLGLAGAGYWYGYGQYFESTDNAYLQGDITNISPKVSGYIVKSYVSDNQSVKEGDLLVQIDDHDYQAALAQANAHLSVVQSDVKNLIAQQTLQRSKINQAESGVDSAEAEYERAIQQVQRSRSLLKRNYASQDEVDSMVAQQKVTLADLEEAKANLVASNDQLIVIASEIEQAKASVTEAQAQQDQAQLNLDYTKVYAPTDGVIGKRSVREGLLIQAGAPLMSLVPNNQVWIEANFKETQLSGIHKGQTVEVELDAFPGQPLEGIVDSFSPATGAKFALLPPENATGNFTKIVQRVPVKITIPDQQELKGRLLPGLSVVATIDKRG; the protein is encoded by the coding sequence ATGACAGATATCAATAACGCTTCGCAACCAGTAAGCACAAAAAAACGTAAAAAGGCACCGCTTATTGCTACTGCGATCATGCTGTCATTGGGCTTAGCTGGCGCTGGATATTGGTATGGCTACGGCCAGTATTTTGAATCGACCGATAACGCCTACCTACAAGGCGACATCACCAATATCAGCCCTAAAGTGTCTGGCTATATTGTTAAGTCTTACGTGAGTGATAACCAATCGGTGAAAGAAGGCGACCTATTGGTTCAAATCGATGACCATGATTACCAAGCGGCCCTCGCTCAAGCTAATGCTCATTTATCCGTCGTACAATCTGACGTAAAGAACTTAATCGCTCAACAGACGTTACAACGTAGCAAAATAAACCAAGCAGAAAGTGGCGTCGATTCCGCAGAAGCAGAATATGAACGTGCAATCCAACAGGTGCAGCGCTCTCGCAGCTTGTTAAAACGCAATTACGCTTCCCAAGATGAAGTCGATAGCATGGTCGCTCAACAAAAAGTGACCCTTGCAGACTTAGAAGAAGCGAAAGCAAACCTCGTCGCAAGTAACGATCAACTCATCGTTATTGCTAGCGAAATTGAACAAGCCAAAGCCTCAGTAACAGAAGCTCAGGCACAGCAAGATCAAGCACAGCTAAATCTTGACTACACCAAAGTCTACGCACCTACTGATGGCGTAATAGGTAAACGCAGTGTCCGTGAAGGTTTGCTGATTCAAGCTGGTGCTCCGCTTATGAGTTTAGTGCCTAACAACCAAGTGTGGATTGAGGCCAACTTCAAAGAGACACAACTAAGTGGTATCCACAAAGGTCAAACGGTTGAAGTTGAGTTAGATGCTTTTCCAGGTCAGCCACTTGAAGGCATCGTGGACAGCTTCTCCCCTGCTACTGGCGCTAAGTTCGCGCTGCTGCCACCAGAAAATGCGACCGGTAACTTCACCAAAATCGTGCAACGTGTACCTGTAAAAATTACCATTCCAGACCAGCAAGAGTTGAAAGGCCGATTGCTTCCTGGTTTGTCTGTGGTTGCGACTATCGATAAACGAGGCTAG
- a CDS encoding LysR family transcriptional regulator, protein MDLNAVTVFTQVVDCGSFTHAAEALNMTKSTVSRKLAELEQHLGVRLITRSTRSLVLTPEGERFYQSSMQMHEIMNQAELEVSANQDLIRGPLNVVLPVELGHQVLAKYIHSFLLEHPNVTMNLELTNREVDIIGEGIDLYAQIGELADSSLVSRFLTTSGRVLVASPKYLEQFGEIKTPKDLKSPFRMIEVSNKAARLPKWKLQLDDGESELIELPSQLKVNTITACLTACVDGLGLAVLPEFICRDHFKTGRLVHLLPEYDMPQVSVSLVYADRQLMPKRKKVFIDYLLTAFQSRNHE, encoded by the coding sequence ATGGACTTAAATGCCGTCACTGTTTTTACACAAGTCGTTGATTGTGGGAGTTTCACGCATGCCGCTGAGGCATTGAACATGACCAAGTCGACCGTAAGCCGAAAACTTGCTGAGCTAGAACAGCATCTAGGTGTGAGGTTGATCACTCGTTCGACACGAAGTTTGGTGTTAACACCGGAAGGTGAGCGTTTCTATCAATCGAGCATGCAAATGCACGAGATAATGAACCAAGCTGAATTAGAAGTTTCAGCTAACCAAGATCTGATTCGAGGCCCTCTAAACGTTGTGCTCCCTGTTGAATTGGGACACCAAGTGTTAGCGAAGTATATTCACAGCTTTCTGCTTGAACATCCGAATGTAACGATGAATTTGGAATTGACTAACCGTGAAGTCGACATAATTGGTGAAGGCATCGATCTCTACGCACAAATCGGTGAGCTGGCAGACTCCAGTTTGGTTTCTCGTTTTTTGACGACTTCAGGACGCGTGTTAGTCGCTAGCCCTAAATATTTAGAGCAATTTGGCGAAATTAAAACGCCTAAGGACCTCAAATCACCATTTCGAATGATCGAGGTCTCGAATAAAGCGGCGCGTTTGCCTAAATGGAAGTTACAACTTGATGATGGTGAATCCGAGCTGATAGAGCTTCCAAGCCAGCTCAAGGTAAATACCATTACGGCATGTCTTACCGCGTGTGTTGACGGGCTAGGGCTTGCTGTTTTGCCTGAGTTCATCTGTAGAGACCATTTTAAAACTGGTCGATTGGTGCACTTACTGCCTGAATACGACATGCCACAAGTCTCGGTGAGTTTGGTGTACGCCGACAGGCAGCTCATGCCTAAACGTAAAAAGGTCTTTATCGACTATCTGCTAACGGCATTTCAAAGCCGCAACCATGAATAG
- a CDS encoding glycoside hydrolase, with protein MLSVRHHLNFTSFAILALFSTCAFSANAQDSQITLTSINNSDTVSISTKTLEIDWNGLSVNSAALTVDHQPQKTTQLVAHSQTKASWTLIPSGIHAEAELKQDDLLVQFTVPSDIDIERNQPIVLTWFDLAEQQTQTLFLPFNEGMRVPTNNKQWANYLVDNHSGSNTTQDLKMPFWSAQQKDQFISYQLINPTNNQLFFSNSSSKTSTNIDMNASHQFTMLNKSQPFTVRITLGDSWLDGAKQYRGWRTKNDRSESLVEKQKRNPDVSKLIGASHIYLFGKDPLSIQDINNWWGLNTWYLERSKLIIPSEAKRELSSLSKGKDWFSQYHKQLLLDSISQSLQGLYPVATPTLTDNTIQAQHTAAQDKKNWLINNASSYLNTPETWGQALSSDMVSNLNKAGLNQLWLGFDNWMPAFYQPNAVELAKQSGYLVGTYDSYNTAIPAQLNDNWLTAQLPTPIRDTCAIEMADGRLKKGFRGNGFYLNPNCHLDYVKERALDIMRLGHFNSLFLDVDATAMAREDYRDNTSESHMLSAFNNRMQWLSEQPDLVLGSEDGNSLTTKGIAFAHGLETVGFGWTDKDMKENRQSPYYLGRWYPDHKPDFFFKPTEVKDPYKSLLFSPQYRIPLYQTVFHDEVINTHHWHSDSLKFTNVKANRDLTAMLYNTPAMVHLTRDEALSSSSPRLKALKNYQDGFEPIHKQLWDKTLVNFAWLDNSGTVQQTVFDDGSKIIANFSDQAFNQKGVSVAATSIKAVLSNGQVVEWKPELN; from the coding sequence ATGCTCAGTGTACGTCACCATTTAAACTTTACGTCTTTTGCCATTTTGGCTCTATTTAGCACTTGTGCGTTCTCAGCAAACGCACAAGACAGCCAGATAACACTAACGAGTATTAACAACAGCGACACAGTCTCAATTTCAACAAAAACACTAGAGATTGATTGGAATGGCTTAAGCGTGAATAGCGCAGCGCTAACGGTTGATCATCAACCTCAGAAAACCACACAGCTTGTCGCTCACTCACAAACCAAGGCTTCTTGGACACTGATACCAAGCGGAATCCATGCTGAAGCCGAATTGAAGCAAGATGATCTTCTTGTCCAATTCACCGTTCCCTCAGATATTGATATAGAACGAAACCAACCCATTGTTCTCACTTGGTTTGACCTTGCAGAGCAACAAACTCAAACCCTATTCCTACCCTTTAACGAAGGTATGCGCGTGCCTACCAACAATAAGCAATGGGCAAACTATCTAGTCGACAATCATTCTGGAAGTAACACCACACAAGACTTAAAAATGCCGTTTTGGAGCGCGCAACAGAAGGATCAATTCATTAGTTATCAGTTGATCAACCCAACCAACAATCAGCTGTTTTTTTCTAATTCGTCCTCTAAGACAAGCACCAACATTGATATGAATGCATCACATCAATTTACCATGCTGAACAAGTCTCAGCCTTTTACGGTTCGGATAACACTTGGAGATTCTTGGTTGGATGGCGCGAAACAATACCGTGGTTGGCGTACTAAGAATGATCGCTCTGAATCGCTTGTCGAAAAGCAAAAGCGTAATCCTGACGTGAGTAAGCTAATTGGCGCGAGCCACATTTATCTGTTTGGTAAAGACCCGTTAAGCATCCAAGATATAAACAACTGGTGGGGATTAAACACTTGGTATCTAGAGAGATCTAAACTGATTATTCCAAGTGAAGCCAAGCGAGAACTGTCTTCTCTATCTAAAGGCAAAGATTGGTTTAGCCAGTATCACAAACAGCTGTTGTTGGACTCTATAAGCCAGTCACTACAAGGATTGTACCCTGTTGCCACGCCAACACTCACTGACAACACTATTCAAGCTCAACATACCGCCGCACAAGACAAAAAAAACTGGTTGATTAACAACGCGTCTTCTTATCTCAATACACCTGAAACGTGGGGACAAGCCTTGTCGTCAGATATGGTCAGCAACCTAAATAAAGCGGGCTTGAATCAGCTTTGGCTAGGTTTTGATAATTGGATGCCAGCTTTCTATCAACCGAATGCAGTAGAACTGGCTAAACAGTCCGGTTATTTAGTTGGAACCTATGATTCTTACAACACAGCTATACCCGCACAGTTAAACGACAATTGGTTAACAGCTCAACTGCCAACGCCTATTCGCGACACTTGTGCGATTGAAATGGCTGATGGCCGCTTGAAAAAAGGATTCCGAGGAAACGGTTTTTACTTAAATCCGAATTGCCATTTGGACTACGTAAAGGAGCGTGCTCTCGACATCATGCGCCTTGGGCACTTTAATAGTCTGTTCTTAGATGTGGATGCGACAGCAATGGCTCGTGAAGATTACCGTGACAATACCAGTGAGTCGCATATGCTTTCGGCCTTCAATAACCGAATGCAGTGGTTAAGCGAACAACCAGATTTAGTGCTTGGTTCTGAAGATGGCAATAGCCTGACGACAAAAGGCATCGCGTTTGCACACGGATTAGAAACGGTTGGCTTTGGTTGGACAGATAAAGACATGAAAGAAAACCGCCAATCACCTTATTACTTGGGCCGTTGGTACCCAGACCACAAACCGGATTTCTTCTTTAAGCCTACCGAAGTTAAAGACCCCTACAAGTCGCTACTGTTTTCGCCTCAATACCGAATTCCGCTTTACCAAACCGTATTCCATGATGAAGTGATTAACACACACCACTGGCATTCAGACAGTCTCAAGTTCACCAATGTGAAAGCTAACCGCGATTTAACTGCCATGCTGTACAACACACCTGCGATGGTTCACTTAACAAGAGATGAAGCTTTATCGAGCTCAAGCCCAAGACTTAAGGCATTGAAGAACTATCAGGATGGATTTGAGCCAATACACAAGCAGTTATGGGACAAGACGCTCGTTAATTTTGCGTGGTTAGATAACAGCGGTACAGTTCAACAAACCGTATTCGATGATGGCAGCAAGATCATCGCGAATTTCTCTGATCAAGCGTTTAACCAAAAGGGTGTCAGTGTTGCGGCAACGTCTATCAAAGCCGTATTAAGTAATGGACAAGTCGTAGAGTGGAAACCAGAGCTCAATTGA
- a CDS encoding DUF2861 family protein: MKVSYLTALFCTLPFACHAAWFANTPLQHTYQSLLDGQPQVAWQELQIALNQETLDSQLWLPVKQEILSQTQCGTTLEQSVKPNNRIQVSFIKRQGLSSQGYQIKVSAEQIGEESEAQPISLVTPSGKVVIDGLLNSDVEYQEIETSEMFIKPESGVYQLTIGSNNYPIVVALNDRNRWLTLESKLSEPYVVLSPPKVIDNCPDANVSWQWFDDNYNLLGYKVPIKTAQAAVPTESPLGTKAKHLSASVEMFEYQGAIAIQYVQRVAVPF; encoded by the coding sequence ATGAAAGTAAGCTATCTAACAGCACTATTCTGTACATTGCCCTTTGCGTGTCACGCAGCTTGGTTTGCTAATACGCCATTGCAACACACCTATCAATCGCTGCTTGATGGCCAACCACAAGTCGCTTGGCAAGAACTACAAATCGCGCTTAATCAGGAGACACTTGATAGCCAGCTTTGGTTGCCTGTTAAACAAGAAATACTGAGTCAAACTCAATGTGGAACCACTCTTGAACAAAGTGTTAAACCCAACAACCGCATCCAAGTTAGCTTTATCAAACGCCAAGGTCTTTCGTCACAAGGCTATCAGATTAAAGTATCTGCGGAGCAAATAGGTGAAGAGTCAGAAGCACAGCCCATCTCTTTAGTAACACCTTCAGGGAAAGTGGTTATCGATGGACTACTCAATTCTGATGTCGAATATCAAGAGATTGAAACCAGTGAAATGTTCATCAAACCCGAGTCCGGTGTTTATCAGTTAACCATAGGATCAAACAACTATCCTATTGTTGTGGCTTTAAATGACAGAAATCGATGGCTAACGCTCGAAAGTAAACTCAGCGAACCGTATGTTGTGCTCTCGCCTCCAAAGGTGATCGACAATTGCCCTGACGCTAATGTGAGTTGGCAATGGTTTGATGATAACTACAACCTGTTGGGCTACAAAGTGCCAATCAAAACAGCGCAAGCAGCCGTTCCCACAGAAAGCCCACTAGGAACGAAAGCCAAACACCTGAGTGCTTCGGTGGAAATGTTTGAATACCAAGGCGCGATTGCAATCCAATATGTACAGCGTGTCGCGGTGCCTTTCTAA
- a CDS encoding response regulator transcription factor produces MNTLLLIEDDQLLGQGLVSFFESNGYHCLWVQDAKSASKLWLRADLVVLDRQLEDGDSLQHLPNWLLLKALPVIVLTAKVEVQQRVEGLMAGAKDYVTKPFSNEELLARVITQLRPLGVSHLNYANIQINLSERIAYLDDSPIALKPKEFQLLVLFVQNQGRVFHRDELLNKIWGYQAFPSTRTVDNHILRLRQKLPTLHLETHRGVGYRLAGKSQ; encoded by the coding sequence ATGAACACCCTATTGCTGATTGAAGACGACCAACTGCTAGGGCAAGGCCTTGTCAGCTTCTTTGAGTCCAATGGTTATCACTGCCTTTGGGTACAAGATGCAAAGAGTGCCAGTAAGCTGTGGTTACGTGCCGACCTTGTGGTGCTTGATCGACAACTCGAAGACGGTGACAGCTTACAGCACCTTCCAAATTGGTTACTGCTCAAAGCTCTGCCTGTGATTGTGTTAACCGCCAAAGTGGAAGTTCAACAACGTGTTGAAGGCTTGATGGCTGGCGCCAAAGATTACGTGACTAAACCATTTTCAAATGAAGAGTTGCTTGCTCGGGTGATCACTCAGCTTCGCCCATTAGGTGTTAGCCACTTAAATTACGCCAACATCCAAATCAACTTGTCGGAACGCATTGCTTATCTGGATGACAGTCCTATCGCACTCAAACCTAAAGAGTTTCAGTTATTGGTTTTGTTTGTTCAGAACCAAGGGCGTGTGTTCCACCGAGATGAGTTACTCAATAAAATTTGGGGTTATCAAGCCTTCCCAAGTACCAGAACCGTGGACAACCACATACTGCGTTTGCGTCAGAAGCTGCCAACACTCCACCTAGAGACACACCGTGGAGTTGGTTATCGTTTGGCTGGGAAATCACAATGA
- a CDS encoding ATP-binding protein — MRRLTLALCLTFWLPTLANAQSLQDKWQTLYQLSWQSSPISVSQQELSQYPKILLKESSRYPDFKKFSWEDIAELASIQNHCQAIENTNPSLNDAIEFELALCQQQQLDSIWFAAHSKRHPAGGSFADRYLAHYPENSEQIHPFLSISNPLHPLFPKLETLTIEGKEALLNGYRAWQQGDVLWLNGEQGWKAIPSEVWQPIAEQQEVTLSGESCSFRYSNLCLSESSNDRLVMKLVTLSLLFTLLCVLTRAIYLRRKERREKQFVLQLLTHELRTPITSLGLTVEMFRNRYDDFPDDTQGAVWRLISDYQRLSQLTQNSKVYLSADQSEPLLKQNASLEEWLDHVCEKHNIEYQCESSEVELNLPYYWLTICLDNLIKNAKQHGQGKVLVKVTLADKLTIEVQDEGHFPSLIQRLLSRVTPSDAHKQDNMGIGLTIVEHLMKQANGRLIILRNPTRCILEIAYEHPIAD, encoded by the coding sequence ATGCGTAGGCTGACATTAGCCCTTTGTTTGACCTTTTGGCTCCCAACGCTAGCCAATGCCCAAAGTTTGCAAGACAAGTGGCAAACCCTGTATCAACTCAGTTGGCAGTCGTCTCCAATTTCTGTATCTCAACAAGAATTATCTCAATATCCAAAAATTCTTCTTAAGGAAAGCAGTCGCTATCCGGATTTCAAAAAATTCAGTTGGGAAGACATCGCAGAACTGGCCTCGATACAAAATCACTGCCAAGCGATTGAAAATACCAACCCTTCTTTGAACGATGCCATCGAATTCGAACTGGCTTTGTGTCAACAACAACAGCTAGATTCAATCTGGTTTGCGGCACACTCAAAACGACACCCTGCTGGTGGCAGTTTTGCTGACCGTTATTTAGCCCATTACCCAGAGAACAGTGAGCAAATTCATCCATTTTTGAGTATCAGCAACCCTCTGCATCCGTTATTTCCCAAGCTGGAAACTTTAACGATAGAAGGAAAAGAGGCGCTACTTAATGGATATCGCGCTTGGCAACAAGGTGATGTGCTTTGGTTAAATGGCGAACAAGGTTGGAAAGCGATTCCATCGGAAGTGTGGCAGCCTATCGCCGAGCAGCAAGAAGTCACCTTGTCGGGCGAAAGCTGTTCTTTTCGTTACAGTAACCTGTGCCTGAGCGAGTCGAGCAACGATAGGCTTGTCATGAAGCTTGTGACTCTCTCATTACTTTTCACGCTACTTTGCGTATTAACTAGAGCCATATATCTACGTAGGAAAGAACGCAGAGAGAAGCAATTTGTATTGCAACTTCTCACGCATGAACTGCGCACACCAATCACTAGCCTTGGCTTAACCGTCGAAATGTTCAGAAACCGCTACGATGATTTTCCCGATGACACCCAAGGCGCAGTTTGGCGCTTAATATCCGACTATCAAAGGCTTTCGCAACTTACTCAAAACAGTAAAGTGTACTTGAGTGCAGATCAGTCAGAGCCGTTGTTGAAGCAAAACGCATCATTAGAAGAGTGGCTCGACCATGTCTGCGAAAAGCACAATATTGAGTATCAATGTGAATCAAGCGAAGTCGAACTTAATCTACCGTATTATTGGTTAACCATCTGCCTTGATAACTTGATCAAAAATGCCAAGCAACACGGACAAGGTAAGGTTTTAGTTAAGGTCACCCTTGCCGATAAACTGACGATAGAAGTGCAAGATGAGGGTCACTTCCCTTCTTTGATACAACGACTATTATCCCGAGTAACGCCAAGTGATGCACACAAACAAGATAACATGGGCATTGGCCTGACAATTGTCGAACACTTGATGAAACAAGCCAATGGCCGTCTCATTATTCTCCGTAACCCAACACGATGCATTTTGGAAATCGCTTATGAACACCCTATTGCTGATTGA